The following are encoded in a window of Streptomyces sp. 11x1 genomic DNA:
- a CDS encoding acyltransferase translates to MSTLAHGSTPPDSTPPDATQSDPAQSGSTAPGVPPQAAGSQDPPARAPGRDRYFDLLRALALFRVVLYHLTGWAWLPLLFPSMGVMFALAGNLMARSLKRPALGVVRGRLRRLLPPVWLLGVVGVTAMVVQGWGPDADGHPAWWWFHLTFWILPISDPPYAEGLPAVHGLIGADWAAELAGPLWYVRAYVWYVVLSPLLLRALRAVPAVTVLAPIALAGVFELGLLPLPGERFASGLTDFSTFGACWILGMAHQEGILARLPRYLVPSVAPAVALAGLWYALNHDFGTGNDLDSMPFAQALYSVGTVALLLHISPSWQEWPDRLRRWDGLITLLNARAVTIYLWHNTCILIAATQWDRLWSVVFLERHVPWLLESVWPVLVVTWLLIAVCVVAFGWAEDLAARRRPRWWPSRRVLTR, encoded by the coding sequence ATGAGCACCCTCGCACACGGCTCCACACCACCGGACTCCACACCACCGGACGCCACGCAGTCCGACCCTGCGCAGTCCGGTTCCACCGCGCCGGGCGTGCCCCCGCAGGCCGCCGGATCGCAGGACCCGCCCGCCCGCGCCCCCGGCCGGGACCGGTACTTCGACCTCCTCAGGGCCCTCGCTCTCTTCCGGGTGGTGCTCTACCACCTCACCGGCTGGGCCTGGCTGCCGCTCCTCTTCCCCTCCATGGGCGTGATGTTCGCCCTCGCCGGCAACCTCATGGCGCGCTCGCTGAAGCGCCCGGCCCTGGGCGTCGTCCGCGGCCGCCTGCGCCGACTGCTGCCGCCCGTGTGGCTGCTCGGCGTCGTCGGCGTGACGGCGATGGTGGTCCAGGGATGGGGGCCGGACGCGGACGGGCACCCCGCCTGGTGGTGGTTCCACCTCACGTTCTGGATCCTCCCGATCAGCGACCCGCCGTACGCCGAGGGCCTGCCCGCAGTGCACGGCCTCATCGGCGCCGACTGGGCCGCGGAACTCGCCGGACCGCTCTGGTACGTCCGCGCCTACGTCTGGTACGTCGTCCTCTCCCCGCTGCTGCTCCGCGCGCTGCGGGCGGTGCCGGCAGTGACGGTCCTCGCGCCGATCGCGCTGGCAGGGGTCTTCGAACTGGGCCTGCTCCCACTGCCGGGCGAGCGGTTCGCGTCGGGGTTGACGGACTTCAGCACCTTCGGCGCCTGCTGGATCCTCGGCATGGCCCACCAGGAGGGCATCCTCGCGCGCCTGCCGCGCTACCTCGTCCCCTCCGTGGCCCCGGCGGTGGCCCTGGCCGGCCTCTGGTACGCCCTGAACCACGACTTCGGCACCGGCAACGACCTGGACAGCATGCCGTTCGCCCAGGCGCTCTATTCCGTCGGCACGGTGGCGCTGCTGCTGCACATCAGCCCGTCGTGGCAGGAGTGGCCGGACCGGCTGCGCCGCTGGGACGGACTGATCACCCTGCTCAACGCCCGTGCGGTGACGATCTATCTCTGGCACAACACCTGCATCCTGATCGCCGCGACCCAGTGGGACCGGCTGTGGAGCGTGGTGTTCCTCGAACGACACGTGCCCTGGCTGCTGGAGAGCGTCTGGCCCGTGCTGGTCGTGACCTGGCTGCTGATCGCCGTCTGCGTCGTCGCCTTCGGCTGGGCGGAGGACCTGGCGGCCCGGCGCAGACCCCGATGGTGGCCGAGCCGCCGTGTACTGACCCGGTAA
- a CDS encoding helix-turn-helix transcriptional regulator, with translation MKSDAGHIDAFAAWMEGVMRARGYDIDSPRGGGKTRLAEDAGVHRAAITRLLQRRSMPDLETMRGLSRALGVPVRDVLIRSGKLTEQDLPQPPAPPGPGTAPGGNALSAEQAATALGIPEHRRAAFVRITERLRHGTEPDVNGRAGD, from the coding sequence ATGAAGAGCGATGCCGGACACATCGACGCGTTCGCGGCCTGGATGGAGGGCGTGATGCGGGCGCGCGGGTACGACATCGACAGTCCGCGGGGCGGTGGGAAGACCAGGCTGGCCGAGGACGCGGGGGTGCACCGGGCGGCCATCACCCGGCTGCTGCAGCGGCGGAGCATGCCCGATCTGGAGACGATGCGTGGGCTGTCCCGGGCGCTCGGTGTCCCGGTGCGCGACGTCCTGATCCGCTCGGGCAAGTTGACCGAACAGGACCTGCCCCAGCCCCCGGCCCCGCCCGGGCCCGGCACGGCCCCCGGCGGCAACGCCCTCTCCGCCGAGCAGGCGGCGACCGCGCTGGGCATCCCGGAACACCGCCGGGCGGCGTTCGTCCGGATCACCGAGCGACTCAGACACGGCACGGAGCCGGACGTGAACGGCCGGGCGGGGGACTGA
- a CDS encoding serine hydrolase domain-containing protein, with translation MSQPAAPALDLAHWQRRLDTLRATHDVPGASLAFVVDGEVHELASGVLSRATGVEATTDSVFQLGSIAKVYTAALVMQLVESGELDLDVPVVKVLPEFATVDPAATEVITPRMLLSHTSGLTCDFHIDTGRGDDAIAKYVEAAKGVAMDCPPATAVSYSGIGYVVLGRIVEVLTGLTWDQALKERVFAPLGLTHSMTLPEEALPFRAAMGHLAGEDGTQTPAPVWDLMPRAAGPGARVLATAGDVVRYAKAHLDGGAGVLSPETVTAMQTRETDVPDKWTVSADGWGLGWTLYDWDGVPGYGHDGAATGQYAFLRVVPTRGVAVALLTNGGSSRLLYADLLRELLAELAGITLPAPFAPPAEPLTVDITPWTGTYKREGVVITIGERNGTPHLTYAFVDGMVGYSPDLEMDLVPLSETVFAGAGGGASFAEDWMPVVFATLSDGTRCAYIGMRAAPKVA, from the coding sequence ATGTCCCAGCCCGCCGCCCCCGCCCTCGACCTCGCCCACTGGCAGCGCCGCCTCGACACCCTCCGCGCCACCCACGACGTGCCCGGCGCGAGCCTCGCGTTCGTCGTGGACGGTGAGGTCCACGAACTCGCGAGCGGGGTGCTGAGCCGCGCGACCGGCGTGGAGGCCACCACCGACTCCGTCTTCCAGCTCGGCTCGATCGCGAAGGTCTACACCGCCGCCCTGGTCATGCAGCTGGTGGAGTCCGGCGAACTCGACCTGGACGTCCCGGTGGTGAAGGTGCTGCCGGAGTTCGCGACCGTCGACCCGGCCGCCACCGAGGTCATCACGCCCCGCATGCTGCTCTCCCACACCAGTGGCCTGACCTGCGACTTCCACATCGACACAGGGCGCGGCGACGACGCGATCGCCAAGTACGTCGAGGCCGCGAAGGGTGTGGCGATGGACTGCCCGCCGGCCACGGCGGTGTCGTACAGCGGTATCGGGTACGTCGTCCTCGGGCGGATCGTCGAGGTCCTGACCGGGCTGACCTGGGACCAGGCCCTCAAGGAGCGCGTCTTCGCGCCGCTCGGTCTGACGCACTCCATGACGCTGCCGGAGGAGGCGCTGCCGTTCCGTGCGGCGATGGGTCACCTCGCGGGGGAGGACGGGACGCAGACCCCGGCCCCGGTCTGGGACCTGATGCCGCGCGCGGCCGGCCCGGGTGCCCGGGTGCTCGCCACCGCCGGAGACGTCGTCCGGTACGCCAAGGCCCACCTCGACGGCGGCGCCGGCGTCCTCAGCCCCGAGACGGTGACGGCCATGCAGACCCGCGAGACCGACGTCCCCGACAAGTGGACGGTCAGCGCCGACGGCTGGGGCCTCGGCTGGACGCTCTACGACTGGGACGGCGTCCCGGGCTACGGCCACGACGGTGCCGCGACCGGCCAGTACGCCTTCCTGCGCGTGGTGCCCACCCGGGGCGTCGCCGTCGCGCTGCTCACCAACGGCGGTTCCTCCCGCCTCCTCTACGCCGACCTGCTGCGCGAGCTGCTGGCGGAGCTGGCCGGAATCACCCTGCCCGCCCCGTTCGCCCCGCCCGCCGAGCCGCTCACCGTCGACATCACGCCCTGGACCGGTACGTACAAGAGGGAGGGAGTCGTCATCACGATCGGCGAGAGGAACGGCACACCGCACCTCACGTACGCCTTCGTGGACGGCATGGTCGGTTACTCGCCGGACCTGGAGATGGACCTCGTGCCCCTGTCGGAGACGGTGTTCGCCGGTGCCGGCGGCGGTGCCTCGTTCGCGGAGGACTGGATGCCTGTGGTCTTCGCCACGCTGAGCGACGGCACGCGGTGCGCCTACATTGGCATGAGGGCCGCGCCGAAGGTGGCGTGA
- a CDS encoding nitrate/nitrite transporter, whose translation MTAPSTAPAASRGGRWIEHWDPENEAFWNETGAKIARRNLWFSVLSEHIGFSIWTLWSVMVLFMGPEYGLTPADKFFLVAMGTLVGALVRVPYTFAVARFGGRNWTIITASGLLIPTIAAYIVMEPGTSYSTFMLCAVLAGIGGGNFASSMTNINSFFPLRKKGWALGLNAGGGNIGVPVVQLIGLAVIGASGGPRLLLGIYIPLILISALFAALFMDNISSVKNDTGAALEAVKDGHTWIMSFLYIGTFGSFIGYSFAFGLVLQTQFGRTPLQAASITFIGPLLGSLIRPVGGWLADRFGGAKITLWNFAAMMAATGVIVVASMRESLPLFSVAFIALFVLTGLGNGSTYKMIPGIFQTKAVAMGLTGEAAAAYGRRLSGASMGLIGAVGALGGLGINLAFRQSFLSVGSGTGAFVAFLAFYGLCFAVTWAVYLRRTVSNTAATTATTESKPQLSYAEV comes from the coding sequence ATGACAGCCCCGAGCACTGCCCCCGCCGCAAGCAGGGGAGGCCGCTGGATCGAACACTGGGATCCGGAGAACGAGGCCTTCTGGAACGAGACAGGCGCGAAGATCGCCCGGCGGAACCTCTGGTTCTCTGTGCTCTCCGAGCACATCGGGTTCTCCATCTGGACCCTCTGGTCGGTGATGGTCCTCTTCATGGGTCCCGAGTACGGGCTCACCCCCGCCGACAAGTTCTTCCTCGTGGCCATGGGCACCCTGGTCGGCGCGCTCGTGCGCGTGCCGTACACCTTCGCCGTCGCCCGCTTCGGCGGCCGCAACTGGACGATCATCACGGCGAGTGGGCTGCTCATCCCGACCATCGCCGCGTACATCGTGATGGAGCCGGGCACCTCGTACTCCACGTTCATGCTCTGTGCGGTGCTGGCGGGCATCGGTGGCGGTAACTTCGCCTCCTCCATGACCAACATCAACAGCTTCTTCCCGCTGCGGAAGAAGGGCTGGGCGCTCGGTCTCAACGCGGGTGGCGGCAACATCGGCGTGCCGGTGGTGCAGCTGATCGGGCTCGCGGTCATCGGGGCGAGCGGCGGCCCGCGGCTGCTGCTGGGCATCTACATCCCGCTCATCCTCATCTCCGCCCTCTTCGCCGCCCTCTTCATGGACAACATCTCGTCGGTGAAGAACGACACCGGAGCTGCCCTGGAGGCGGTGAAGGACGGGCACACCTGGATCATGTCCTTCCTCTACATCGGCACCTTCGGATCCTTCATCGGCTACAGCTTCGCCTTCGGCCTCGTGCTGCAGACGCAGTTCGGTCGTACACCTCTGCAGGCGGCCTCGATCACCTTCATCGGCCCGCTGCTGGGCTCGCTGATCCGTCCCGTGGGCGGCTGGCTCGCCGACCGCTTCGGCGGCGCGAAGATCACCCTCTGGAACTTCGCCGCCATGATGGCGGCCACCGGTGTGATCGTCGTGGCTTCCATGCGGGAGTCGCTGCCGCTGTTCAGCGTGGCGTTCATCGCGCTGTTCGTGCTCACCGGGCTCGGCAACGGCTCGACATACAAGATGATCCCGGGCATCTTCCAGACCAAGGCCGTCGCCATGGGTCTGACGGGCGAGGCCGCCGCCGCGTACGGTCGACGCCTGTCCGGTGCATCCATGGGGCTCATCGGCGCGGTGGGCGCCCTCGGCGGCCTCGGCATCAACCTGGCCTTCCGGCAGTCCTTCCTCTCCGTGGGCTCCGGCACCGGCGCCTTCGTCGCCTTCCTCGCCTTCTACGGGCTCTGCTTCGCGGTGACTTGGGCCGTATACCTTCGCCGTACGGTCTCGAACACGGCTGCGACCACCGCCACGACGGAATCGAAGCCGCAGCTCAGCTACGCCGAGGTGTGA
- a CDS encoding uroporphyrinogen-III synthase yields the protein MDRTDREARTEHGPLAGFTVGVTAARRADELGALLQRRGAAVLHAPALRIVPLADDSELLAATKDLLDQAPDIVVATTAIGFRGWIEAADGWGLGEALLDRLRGVEVLARGPKVKGAIRAAGLTEEWSPSSESMAEVLDRLLEHGVEGRRVAVQLHGEPLPGFVESLRAGGAEVVGVPVYRWMPPEDITPVDRLLDSTIARGLDALTFTSAPAAASLLSRAEDRGMLPELLNALNHDVVPACVGPVTALPLQAHGVDTVQPERFRLGPLVQLLCQELPGRARTLPIAGHRVEIRGHAVLVDGALRPVPPAGMSLLRALCRRPGWVVPRSDLLRALPGAGRDEHAVETAMARLRTALGTPKLIQTVVKRGYRLALDPAADAKYDA from the coding sequence ATGGACCGGACGGACCGGGAGGCGCGGACCGAACACGGGCCGCTCGCGGGGTTCACCGTGGGCGTCACCGCTGCCCGCAGGGCCGACGAACTCGGGGCACTGCTCCAGCGCCGCGGAGCCGCGGTCCTGCACGCCCCCGCCCTGCGCATCGTGCCGCTCGCGGACGACAGCGAACTGCTCGCCGCGACGAAGGACCTGCTCGACCAGGCCCCCGACATCGTGGTGGCGACGACGGCCATCGGCTTCCGCGGCTGGATCGAGGCGGCGGACGGCTGGGGCCTGGGCGAAGCCCTGCTCGACCGGCTGCGCGGTGTCGAGGTCCTGGCCCGCGGACCGAAGGTGAAGGGCGCGATCCGCGCCGCCGGGCTCACAGAGGAGTGGTCCCCCTCCTCCGAATCCATGGCCGAGGTGCTCGACCGACTGCTGGAGCACGGCGTCGAGGGCCGTCGGGTCGCCGTCCAGCTGCACGGCGAACCGCTCCCCGGTTTCGTGGAGTCCCTGCGCGCCGGGGGAGCGGAAGTGGTCGGCGTCCCCGTCTACCGCTGGATGCCCCCCGAGGACATCACCCCGGTCGACCGCCTCCTCGACTCCACGATCGCCCGTGGCCTCGACGCCCTCACCTTCACCAGCGCCCCCGCGGCGGCCTCCCTGCTCTCCCGAGCCGAGGACCGGGGCATGCTCCCGGAGTTGCTCAACGCGCTGAACCACGACGTCGTGCCCGCCTGCGTGGGCCCGGTGACGGCGCTCCCCCTCCAGGCCCACGGTGTGGACACGGTCCAGCCCGAACGCTTCCGCCTCGGGCCCCTCGTCCAACTCCTCTGCCAGGAACTCCCCGGCCGCGCCCGTACGCTGCCCATCGCCGGCCACCGGGTGGAGATCCGCGGCCACGCGGTCCTCGTCGACGGCGCTCTGCGCCCCGTCCCCCCGGCCGGCATGTCCCTGCTCCGCGCGCTCTGCCGCAGGCCGGGCTGGGTCGTCCCCCGCTCCGACCTCCTGCGCGCCCTGCCCGGCGCCGGCCGCGACGAACACGCAGTGGAGACGGCGATGGCCCGCCTCCGCACGGCCCTCGGCACGCCCAAACTGATCCAGACGGTGGTCAAACGCGGCTACCGCCTGGCTCTGGACCCGGCGGCGGACGCGAAGTACGACGCGTAG
- a CDS encoding CGNR zinc finger domain-containing protein, whose translation MAHPQPPRFDCGHLCLDFLTTTHPEEQLDTLTGLRTWATAAHLVPEATPLDHITPHWLVGFRELRGHIDQLVRPTPDRALDPRAVDISLARVNDLARAATPALRAVRAPDGTLTRALDRVPECAALLAVLARDTVELLTDPVACASLRQCAGDNCPVVYVDTSRGRRRRWCSSEICGNRERVARHRRRADLARARA comes from the coding sequence ATGGCACACCCCCAACCACCTCGCTTCGACTGCGGCCACCTCTGCCTGGACTTCCTCACCACCACCCACCCCGAGGAACAACTCGACACCCTCACCGGCCTGCGCACCTGGGCCACCGCCGCCCACCTGGTCCCCGAGGCCACCCCCCTCGACCACATCACCCCCCACTGGCTGGTCGGCTTCAGAGAACTCCGCGGCCACATCGACCAGTTGGTGCGCCCCACCCCCGACCGCGCCTTGGACCCCCGCGCCGTCGACATCTCCCTGGCCAGGGTCAACGACCTGGCCCGCGCGGCGACTCCGGCCCTCCGTGCCGTCCGCGCCCCCGACGGCACCCTCACCCGCGCGCTGGACCGCGTCCCCGAGTGCGCCGCCCTGCTCGCCGTGCTGGCCCGCGACACCGTGGAGCTGCTCACGGACCCGGTCGCCTGCGCGAGCCTGCGCCAGTGCGCCGGCGACAACTGCCCCGTGGTGTACGTCGACACCTCCCGCGGCCGGCGCCGCCGCTGGTGCTCCAGCGAGATCTGCGGCAACCGCGAACGCGTGGCCCGGCACCGCCGCCGAGCCGATCTGGCCCGCGCCCGCGCGTAG
- a CDS encoding sigma-70 family RNA polymerase sigma factor translates to MRKDSAVADERPHRARHRASQPSEPDEELMRALYREHAGPLLAYVLRLVAGDRQRAEDVVQETLIRAWKNAGQLNRATGSVRPWLVTVARRIVIDGHRSRQARPQEVDPSPLEVIPAEDEIDKALWLMTLSDALDDLTPAHREVLVETYFKGRTVNEAAETLGIPSGTVRSRVFYALRSMKLALEERGVTA, encoded by the coding sequence GTGCGCAAGGATTCCGCTGTGGCCGATGAACGCCCGCACAGGGCACGACATCGCGCATCACAGCCCTCAGAGCCAGACGAGGAGCTGATGCGCGCGCTGTACCGCGAGCACGCTGGACCCTTGCTCGCGTACGTGCTGCGTCTGGTCGCGGGCGACCGCCAGCGTGCCGAGGACGTTGTGCAGGAAACTCTCATCAGGGCCTGGAAGAACGCCGGTCAGCTCAATCGAGCGACCGGATCGGTACGCCCCTGGCTGGTGACGGTCGCACGCCGCATCGTCATCGACGGCCACCGCAGCCGGCAGGCCCGGCCGCAAGAGGTCGACCCGTCGCCGCTGGAGGTCATCCCCGCGGAGGACGAGATCGACAAGGCGTTGTGGCTGATGACACTGTCGGACGCGCTGGACGACCTGACCCCTGCCCACAGGGAGGTCCTGGTCGAGACCTATTTCAAAGGGCGTACGGTCAATGAGGCGGCCGAGACGCTTGGCATCCCCAGTGGCACCGTCCGCTCCCGGGTGTTCTACGCCCTGCGGTCGATGAAGCTGGCTCTAGAGGAGCGCGGGGTGACGGCATGA
- a CDS encoding zf-HC2 domain-containing protein produces MPGSVQGAQGSGDNIHETVGAYALGILDDAEATQFEMHLATCEWCGQQLDELAGMEPMLAALADLPAAQGTPAIGESLSVKPTTGLADRLVGEVVQHRAKKSRRNFFMLAAGVALIVGGPTAVFATTGGGDDGAKDAETLSTAQQSFTHMGANEKVSSTDASTQVTATVGMETKAWGTHAVLELKNVKGPEKCSLIAVGKNGERETVTSWSVPKWGYGIKNATTEQAKNPLYVHGGAAFTPDEIDHFEILTFSGKKLVSVKA; encoded by the coding sequence ATGCCCGGATCTGTGCAAGGAGCCCAAGGTTCCGGCGACAACATCCACGAGACCGTCGGCGCGTACGCCCTCGGGATACTGGACGACGCCGAGGCCACACAGTTCGAGATGCACCTCGCCACGTGCGAGTGGTGCGGACAACAGCTCGACGAGCTGGCCGGCATGGAGCCGATGCTGGCCGCGCTCGCGGACCTGCCCGCGGCCCAGGGAACGCCCGCGATCGGCGAGTCCCTGTCCGTGAAACCGACCACCGGTCTCGCGGACCGGCTCGTCGGCGAGGTGGTCCAGCACCGGGCGAAGAAGAGCCGACGGAACTTCTTCATGCTGGCGGCCGGCGTGGCCCTGATCGTCGGCGGCCCGACGGCGGTGTTCGCGACGACGGGCGGCGGGGACGACGGGGCGAAGGACGCCGAAACGCTCAGTACGGCGCAGCAGTCCTTCACACACATGGGGGCGAACGAGAAGGTCTCGTCCACCGACGCCTCCACCCAGGTCACCGCCACGGTCGGCATGGAGACCAAGGCCTGGGGCACGCACGCGGTGCTGGAGCTGAAGAACGTCAAGGGTCCGGAGAAGTGCTCGCTCATCGCCGTCGGCAAGAACGGCGAGCGTGAGACGGTCACCTCCTGGTCCGTCCCGAAGTGGGGCTACGGCATCAAGAACGCCACGACCGAGCAGGCCAAGAACCCGCTCTACGTCCACGGCGGCGCGGCCTTCACCCCCGACGAGATCGACCATTTCGAGATCCTGACCTTCAGCGGCAAGAAGCTCGTCTCGGTCAAGGCGTAA
- a CDS encoding UvrD-helicase domain-containing protein, which produces MAAQVQQETLDSAHDSVREKEIGVEQEHLDRVYRRLEEKIHEAEFLMNDAAKRGQVGTPGALAERDAQVFRAGVHLNRLNNEFEDFLFGRIDLLQGKDGKKGPDGAYTAVEPAEGAVRPDNTADIAETLHIGRIGVLDSEYAPLVIDWRAPAAAPFYRSTPVDPGRVVRRRVIRSKGRKVLGVEDDLMRPELTAHLDGGELPVIGDGALMAALGQARSHTMRDIVASIQAEQDLVIRAPAASVTYVEGGPGTGKTAVALHRAAYLLYQDRRRYAGGILIVSPTPLLVAYTEGVLPSLGEEGQVAIRAIGSLVDGAEATLYDSPSVARAKGSYRMLKVLRKAARGALESSDAPTRLRVVAFGRRLELEAPDLDRVRRTALSGTAPVNLLRPRARKLLLDALWDRSGAAGRHSDPELAAELRSSFDEDITTEDEFIAFLDAWWPELTPRGVLTAMADERRLGRWARRILNPGEVRRVARSLKRDGLSVHDVAVLDELQAILGLPARPRKRRDLDPLDQLTGLEELMPVREETQRERAERLAQERTEYAHVIVDEAQDLTPMQWRMVGRRGRHATWTVVGDPAQSSWSDPDEAAEARDEALGTRPRRRFTLTVNYRNPAEIAELAAKVLALAMPGSESPSAVRSTGVRPRFVTAARDTLARAVRAEAARLLDLVDGTVGVVVAMNRRDEAARWLAGLGDRVVALGSLEAKGLEYDATVVVSPAEIADESPAGLRVLYVALTRATQQLTVVSAERDDPDAMGVPDLLRD; this is translated from the coding sequence GTGGCCGCTCAGGTTCAGCAGGAAACGCTCGACTCCGCTCACGACTCGGTGCGTGAGAAGGAGATCGGCGTCGAACAGGAACATCTGGACCGGGTCTACCGGCGCCTTGAGGAGAAGATCCACGAGGCCGAGTTCCTGATGAACGACGCGGCCAAGCGCGGTCAGGTCGGCACCCCCGGCGCGCTCGCCGAGCGGGACGCCCAGGTCTTCCGGGCGGGCGTCCACCTGAACCGTCTGAACAACGAGTTCGAGGACTTCCTCTTCGGCCGGATCGACCTGCTGCAGGGCAAGGACGGCAAGAAGGGCCCGGACGGCGCGTACACCGCCGTCGAACCCGCCGAGGGCGCGGTGCGCCCCGACAACACCGCAGACATCGCCGAGACCCTGCACATCGGCCGGATCGGCGTCCTGGACTCGGAGTACGCCCCGCTGGTCATCGACTGGCGGGCCCCGGCGGCCGCCCCCTTCTACCGTTCGACGCCGGTCGACCCCGGCCGCGTCGTCCGCCGCCGGGTCATCCGCTCCAAGGGCCGCAAGGTGCTCGGCGTCGAGGACGACCTGATGCGCCCCGAGCTGACGGCCCACCTCGACGGCGGCGAACTGCCCGTCATCGGCGACGGAGCCCTCATGGCCGCCCTCGGCCAGGCCCGCAGCCACACCATGCGTGACATCGTCGCCTCCATCCAGGCCGAACAGGACCTGGTGATCCGCGCCCCCGCCGCCTCCGTGACCTACGTCGAGGGCGGCCCCGGCACCGGCAAGACGGCCGTCGCCCTGCACCGCGCCGCCTACCTCCTCTACCAGGACCGGCGCCGTTACGCGGGCGGCATTCTGATCGTCTCCCCGACCCCGCTGCTCGTCGCCTACACCGAGGGTGTCCTGCCCTCCCTCGGCGAGGAGGGCCAGGTCGCCATCCGCGCCATCGGCTCACTCGTCGACGGCGCCGAGGCCACGCTGTACGACTCCCCGTCCGTGGCCCGCGCCAAGGGCTCGTACCGCATGCTCAAGGTGCTGCGGAAGGCCGCCCGGGGCGCCCTGGAGTCGAGCGACGCGCCCACCCGCCTCCGGGTCGTCGCCTTCGGCCGCCGCCTGGAGCTGGAGGCCCCCGACCTGGACCGCGTCCGCCGCACCGCGCTCAGCGGCACGGCCCCGGTCAACCTGCTGCGCCCCCGCGCGCGCAAGCTGCTGCTGGACGCCCTGTGGGACCGCTCGGGCGCGGCGGGCCGCCACAGCGACCCCGAGCTGGCCGCCGAACTGCGCTCCTCCTTCGACGAGGACATCACGACCGAGGACGAGTTCATCGCCTTCCTCGACGCCTGGTGGCCCGAGCTGACCCCGCGTGGGGTGCTCACCGCCATGGCCGACGAGCGCCGCCTCGGCCGCTGGGCGCGCCGCATCCTCAACCCGGGTGAGGTCCGCCGCGTCGCCCGCTCCCTGAAACGGGACGGGCTGTCCGTCCACGACGTCGCCGTGCTCGACGAACTCCAGGCGATCCTCGGCCTCCCCGCCCGCCCCAGGAAGAGGCGCGACCTCGACCCGCTGGACCAGCTCACGGGCCTGGAGGAGCTGATGCCCGTACGCGAGGAGACACAGCGGGAGCGGGCCGAGCGGCTGGCGCAGGAGCGGACCGAGTACGCGCACGTCATCGTCGACGAGGCGCAGGACCTGACGCCGATGCAGTGGCGGATGGTGGGCCGCCGCGGCCGCCACGCCACCTGGACGGTCGTGGGCGACCCCGCCCAGTCGTCCTGGTCCGACCCGGACGAGGCGGCCGAGGCCCGCGACGAGGCCCTGGGCACCCGCCCGCGCCGCCGCTTCACCCTCACCGTCAACTACCGCAACCCGGCCGAGATCGCCGAGCTGGCGGCGAAGGTGCTGGCCCTGGCCATGCCGGGGTCCGAGTCCCCGTCGGCGGTCCGCTCCACCGGAGTGCGGCCCCGCTTCGTCACGGCCGCCCGCGACACCCTGGCCCGCGCGGTCCGCGCGGAGGCCGCCCGCCTGCTGGACCTCGTGGACGGCACGGTGGGCGTCGTGGTCGCCATGAACCGCAGGGACGAGGCCGCCCGCTGGCTGGCCGGCCTCGGCGACCGGGTGGTGGCCCTCGGCAGCCTGGAGGCGAAGGGCCTGGAGTACGACGCCACGGTGGTCGTCTCTCCGGCGGAGATCGCGGACGAGTCCCCTGCGGGGCTGCGTGTGTTGTACGTCGCACTCACCCGGGCGACACAGCAGCTGACGGTCGTCTCGGCGGAACGGGACGACCCGGACGCGATGGGGGTCCCGGACCTGTTGCGCGACTGA